Proteins co-encoded in one Natronorubrum daqingense genomic window:
- a CDS encoding CAP domain-containing protein, with protein MILVLSMIGAGAAAPVSSTVDDVSADSDDVSQSSSGDQSEETTIPSTSEGGDGGDAPTGDVSVDVGDEDIVESIFDSLEPTVDLGSLVEELLDGVDTIDDVDDADDADEDDADEDDADEDDADDADEDDADEDDADDADEDDADDADEDDADDAVDEEAVEQYAHDAVNEERVDAGVDELEFDDELRDIAYAHSEDMAERGYFAHEDPDGNDVSDRYEEAGYECNVNGYVGGENIAQTWYDTPVNTDDRGTVHYEDEQELGEGIVEQWMNSPAHEANLLADQWENQGIGIHITDDDQVYATQNFC; from the coding sequence ATGATACTCGTCCTGAGTATGATCGGTGCGGGGGCCGCAGCGCCCGTCTCGAGTACGGTCGACGACGTGTCGGCCGACAGTGACGATGTTTCACAGTCGAGTAGCGGTGACCAATCGGAGGAGACGACGATACCGTCGACGTCGGAGGGCGGTGACGGCGGTGATGCCCCCACCGGTGACGTGAGCGTAGACGTGGGCGATGAAGACATTGTCGAGTCGATATTCGACAGTCTCGAACCTACTGTTGACCTCGGATCGCTCGTCGAGGAACTGCTCGACGGAGTCGATACGATCGACGACGTTGACGACGCTGATGACGCCGATGAAGACGATGCTGACGAAGACGATGCCGACGAAGACGACGCTGATGACGCCGATGAAGACGATGCTGACGAAGACGATGCCGACGACGCCGATGAAGACGATGCCGACGACGCCGATGAAGACGATGCTGACGACGCGGTCGATGAGGAAGCCGTCGAACAGTACGCCCACGACGCGGTGAACGAAGAACGTGTCGACGCAGGCGTCGACGAACTCGAGTTCGACGACGAACTCCGTGACATCGCCTACGCACACAGCGAGGACATGGCCGAGCGCGGCTACTTCGCCCACGAAGACCCGGACGGTAACGACGTCTCAGACAGGTACGAAGAAGCCGGGTACGAGTGTAACGTGAACGGTTACGTCGGCGGCGAGAACATCGCCCAGACGTGGTACGACACGCCGGTTAACACGGACGACCGCGGAACCGTCCACTACGAGGACGAACAGGAACTCGGCGAGGGTATCGTCGAGCAGTGGATGAACTCACCAGCTCACGAGGCGAACCTCCTCGCTGATCAGTGGGAGAACCAGGGTATCGGTATCCACATCACTGACGACGATCAGGTGTACGCCACGCAGAACTTCTGCTGA
- a CDS encoding CAP domain-containing protein yields MRRRSKSIGTGALAVILVVSLIGVGATAPVSSATEDTDQSADSVDIDDVEQAIHDAVNEERAAHGVDELEFDDELRDVAYVHSEDMVERSYFAHEDPDGDRFLDRYEDAGYECSVNGYLGGENLAQTWFDTPVATDDRGTVHYEDEQELGEGIVDQWLGSSGHEANLLAEHWENQGIGVFVTDDDQVYATQNFC; encoded by the coding sequence ATGAGAAGACGATCGAAATCGATTGGAACTGGAGCGCTCGCCGTTATTCTCGTGGTGAGTTTGATCGGTGTTGGGGCGACAGCACCCGTCTCGAGTGCGACCGAGGACACCGACCAGTCGGCCGACTCGGTCGACATCGACGACGTCGAACAGGCGATCCACGACGCGGTGAACGAAGAACGCGCCGCCCACGGCGTCGACGAACTCGAGTTCGACGACGAGCTCCGAGACGTCGCGTACGTTCACAGCGAGGACATGGTCGAGCGCAGCTACTTCGCCCACGAGGACCCGGACGGTGACCGGTTCCTCGATCGGTACGAGGATGCGGGATACGAGTGCAGCGTCAACGGCTACCTCGGCGGTGAGAACCTCGCCCAGACGTGGTTCGACACGCCGGTGGCCACTGACGACCGCGGGACCGTCCACTACGAGGACGAACAGGAACTCGGCGAGGGTATCGTCGACCAGTGGCTCGGCTCGTCGGGCCACGAGGCGAACCTCCTCGCTGAACACTGGGAGAACCAAGGTATCGGCGTCTTCGTCACCGACGACGATCAGGTGTACGCCACGCAGAACTTCTGCTGA
- a CDS encoding alpha/beta hydrolase, with the protein MTDVLIPGGRDVRGTLEEPDDEPRAVVVACPPHPRHGGSRRDARLVGVAEALCESGIACLRFDYGEWDDGYGEREDVRNAIRWARDTDRFDGASGDERESLPVGVFGYSFGASMALLAAPDTDPAAVSALAPTARIAPDLDVVAALESLECPVQILYGERDSTVEWEPVVERARDRGDTVSSMAGDHFFSGDRTAISAEVSGFYDDLLSK; encoded by the coding sequence ATGACCGACGTATTGATCCCCGGCGGCCGCGACGTCCGCGGGACGCTCGAGGAACCAGACGACGAGCCACGCGCCGTCGTCGTCGCCTGTCCGCCACATCCACGACACGGCGGGTCGCGTCGAGACGCCCGACTCGTCGGCGTCGCGGAGGCCCTTTGCGAGTCGGGTATCGCCTGCTTGCGATTCGACTACGGCGAGTGGGACGACGGCTACGGCGAACGCGAGGACGTGCGAAACGCGATTCGCTGGGCCAGAGACACCGACCGCTTCGACGGCGCGAGCGGCGACGAACGAGAATCGCTCCCCGTCGGCGTCTTCGGATACAGTTTCGGGGCGAGTATGGCGCTGCTCGCGGCCCCAGACACCGATCCCGCGGCCGTCTCCGCACTCGCACCGACGGCACGGATCGCACCTGATCTCGACGTCGTCGCCGCCCTCGAGTCACTCGAGTGTCCCGTTCAGATCCTCTACGGTGAACGCGATTCGACCGTTGAGTGGGAACCCGTGGTCGAACGAGCGCGAGATCGCGGTGACACCGTCTCGTCGATGGCTGGGGATCACTTCTTTTCCGGAGACCGTACGGCGATCAGTGCCGAGGTTTCAGGATTTTACGACGATCTCCTTTCGAAGTGA
- a CDS encoding M23 family metallopeptidase — MTDRATTETATPSARLRSALRSFEPMYLVALSVLAVPGYLFDSLAFLQVFQLFFLFFLWPLVAPLVGLVFGRYADETDATEPTDWIHMGTGREYAIGYAMLVPTFFNPLVMAQDLRQLLGSAVALVRHRGSIPDRETYEQRVSYRLPVDGTWTVVTGSLEREYSHSWFPVNQRYAYDFVVTDDAGHSATAEGPTAVENYYCYDEPILAPADGIVVDVSDGDPEASHGGGLSHLLKRDIRGNYVVIQHAPDEYSSLVHLVPGSVAVEPGDRVERGQRIGRCGHSGNSSEPHLHFQIQDHPNFEIAASLPITFDGVETESPWLEREAVDSTAADPTLEEGDGTDDQSPTAVDGERDRVAITAGQRVTHVDTCDDESSSAPSSQQSDRPISSWLERFGTGVSVGGVITFFVGIVASWSTVVTLLAASVAIGGSYWLVGPLVRGEGVGLRLTRTGVPIGLALATTTVWYAASSTFVAGRQTVGGALFLVGFGCLVAVAEYDRRRLGREFDGFEAVPDADSQRHGS, encoded by the coding sequence ATGACTGACCGAGCCACCACCGAGACGGCGACGCCCTCAGCGCGGCTCCGGAGTGCGCTCCGGTCGTTCGAGCCGATGTATCTCGTCGCCCTCTCGGTGCTCGCGGTTCCCGGCTACCTGTTCGACTCGCTGGCCTTTCTACAGGTGTTTCAGCTTTTCTTCCTCTTCTTCCTCTGGCCGCTCGTCGCTCCGCTGGTCGGACTGGTCTTCGGCCGTTACGCCGACGAAACGGACGCGACGGAACCGACCGACTGGATCCACATGGGGACGGGACGAGAGTACGCGATCGGCTACGCCATGCTCGTGCCGACGTTTTTCAACCCGCTCGTGATGGCCCAGGACCTCCGGCAACTCCTCGGCAGCGCCGTCGCGCTCGTGCGCCACCGCGGATCGATTCCCGACCGCGAAACCTACGAGCAACGCGTTTCGTACCGACTTCCCGTCGACGGTACCTGGACGGTCGTCACCGGCAGCCTCGAGCGAGAGTACTCTCACTCGTGGTTCCCGGTGAACCAGCGCTACGCCTACGACTTCGTCGTGACGGACGACGCGGGCCACTCGGCGACGGCGGAGGGGCCAACGGCCGTCGAGAACTACTACTGCTACGACGAGCCGATACTCGCGCCCGCCGACGGAATCGTCGTCGACGTCTCGGATGGCGACCCTGAGGCGAGCCACGGCGGCGGTCTCTCACACCTTCTGAAGCGCGACATTCGCGGCAACTACGTCGTGATCCAGCACGCGCCCGACGAATACAGCAGTCTCGTCCACCTCGTCCCCGGCAGCGTTGCAGTCGAGCCAGGCGACCGCGTCGAACGCGGCCAGCGAATCGGTCGCTGTGGCCACTCCGGCAACTCCTCGGAGCCACACCTTCACTTTCAGATCCAGGACCACCCGAACTTCGAAATTGCAGCGAGTCTCCCGATCACGTTCGACGGCGTCGAGACGGAGTCGCCCTGGCTCGAGCGCGAGGCAGTCGACTCGACGGCCGCGGATCCCACGCTCGAAGAAGGGGACGGAACCGACGACCAGTCGCCGACCGCTGTCGACGGCGAGCGCGACCGCGTCGCGATCACGGCTGGCCAGCGCGTTACCCACGTCGACACCTGCGACGACGAATCCTCGAGCGCGCCGTCGAGCCAGCAGTCGGATCGGCCGATATCGTCGTGGCTCGAGCGGTTCGGGACCGGCGTCTCCGTCGGCGGTGTGATCACCTTTTTCGTCGGAATCGTCGCGTCGTGGTCGACCGTGGTGACCCTGCTCGCCGCGTCGGTAGCGATCGGCGGATCGTACTGGCTCGTCGGCCCGCTCGTTCGGGGCGAGGGTGTCGGTCTCCGACTGACGCGTACGGGCGTCCCGATCGGACTCGCGCTCGCGACGACGACCGTCTGGTACGCCGCATCGTCGACGTTCGTCGCTGGTCGCCAGACGGTCGGCGGGGCGCTGTTCCTGGTCGGATTCGGCTGTCTCGTCGCCGTCGCCGAGTACGATCGGCGTCGATTGGGGCGGGAGTTCGACGGGTTCGAGGCCGTACCCGACGCCGACTCGCAGCGACACGGGTCTTGA
- a CDS encoding ATP-binding protein: protein MSDLGDFGEHSAASNSETTGDAAESDSSASSGESTGTSGQPMDDFESTGVEPRGEDVGIGAVCVSQGLRVAEDGDETTLRAYVTQENRSDIRLGSYLLAPYPGESAGPGGDGETLFCRITSLEYDQQYHADDATEIHARRAMRADDVDEADYKFVAELEPVAVLYNDDGELKRRMTDRVPKPQTVIEQADDTEQIKTGLKMPEDGVFLGHLSVGGEKVTTAASPPTIDYRLKDDYEAGDPLIFRHSLIAGGTGSGKTHGAKNVLRQFLADERTYPMADGREVSPAVVQFDPQDEYAQMHDDNPDLDSDFARRLEREGVAYGGVDDTTAFVPKVGSASYAAGHHRAQQLEFTIPFSMVHENPWLVAGSGLNDNQYGALVSVLLPRFREQYGPDATYDEFTTFLDDPALREELDESGRVHEATFDAVRRRVLGFSHVFDQDARPITDMVHEFVRPGGLSVVPTYHINDTRATETIVLALSSLLIDEKLSNDSTYERIKETPLVLGMDEAHNFLTDADSVQAGKVITKFTEAAKQGRKERLGLFLITQDPQDIHDAVFKQINTTVVLNLGDEDAIKSVNIPSNLESKVPYMEKGQMVVYSPDNSEPVELIGLPKCVTRHGRD from the coding sequence ATGAGCGACCTGGGTGACTTCGGTGAGCATTCCGCCGCGTCCAACTCCGAGACAACCGGCGACGCCGCCGAATCCGACTCGAGCGCCTCGAGTGGGGAGTCGACGGGGACGTCTGGCCAACCGATGGACGACTTCGAATCGACCGGCGTGGAGCCACGCGGCGAAGACGTCGGTATCGGTGCCGTCTGCGTCTCGCAGGGACTTCGCGTCGCCGAGGACGGTGACGAGACGACCCTCCGTGCGTACGTTACACAGGAGAATCGATCGGACATTCGACTGGGCAGTTACCTGCTCGCACCGTATCCGGGCGAGTCGGCCGGCCCCGGTGGTGACGGCGAAACGCTGTTCTGTCGCATTACCAGCCTCGAGTACGATCAACAGTATCACGCAGACGACGCGACGGAGATCCACGCCCGACGGGCGATGCGCGCCGACGATGTCGACGAAGCCGACTACAAGTTCGTCGCCGAACTCGAGCCCGTCGCCGTCCTCTACAACGACGATGGCGAACTCAAACGGCGGATGACCGACCGGGTTCCGAAACCCCAGACGGTGATCGAGCAGGCCGACGACACCGAACAGATCAAGACCGGTCTCAAGATGCCCGAAGACGGCGTCTTTCTCGGACACCTCTCCGTCGGCGGCGAGAAGGTCACCACCGCCGCCTCGCCACCCACGATCGATTACCGCCTGAAAGACGACTACGAGGCGGGAGATCCGCTCATCTTCCGCCACAGTCTCATCGCCGGCGGCACCGGCTCGGGGAAGACTCACGGCGCGAAGAACGTCCTCCGGCAGTTCCTCGCCGACGAGCGAACCTACCCCATGGCCGACGGCCGCGAGGTCAGCCCCGCCGTCGTCCAGTTCGATCCACAGGACGAGTACGCCCAGATGCACGACGACAACCCGGACCTCGATAGCGACTTCGCCCGCCGCCTCGAGCGCGAGGGCGTCGCCTACGGCGGAGTGGACGACACGACGGCGTTCGTTCCGAAGGTCGGGTCGGCCTCCTACGCTGCGGGCCACCACCGCGCCCAGCAACTCGAGTTCACGATTCCGTTCTCGATGGTCCACGAGAACCCGTGGTTGGTCGCGGGAAGCGGATTGAACGACAACCAGTACGGCGCGCTGGTGAGCGTCCTCTTACCGCGATTTCGCGAGCAGTACGGCCCGGACGCGACGTACGACGAATTCACGACGTTCCTCGACGACCCCGCCCTGCGCGAGGAGTTGGACGAATCCGGACGGGTCCACGAGGCGACGTTCGACGCGGTTCGACGACGCGTCCTCGGCTTCAGTCACGTTTTCGATCAGGACGCCCGGCCGATTACGGACATGGTCCACGAGTTCGTCCGCCCCGGCGGGCTCTCCGTCGTCCCGACCTACCACATCAACGATACGCGGGCGACAGAGACCATCGTGCTCGCCCTCTCGTCGCTGCTGATCGACGAAAAGCTCTCGAACGACTCGACCTACGAGCGGATCAAGGAGACGCCGCTCGTCCTTGGCATGGACGAAGCGCACAACTTCCTCACTGACGCGGACAGCGTGCAGGCCGGAAAGGTCATCACAAAGTTCACCGAGGCCGCCAAACAGGGCCGAAAGGAGCGTCTCGGACTCTTTCTCATCACGCAGGACCCACAGGACATCCACGACGCCGTCTTCAAGCAGATCAACACGACGGTCGTGCTCAACCTCGGCGACGAGGACGCCATCAAGAGCGTCAACATCCCGAGCAACCTCGAGTCCAAAGTGCCCTACATGGAGAAGGGACAGATGGTGGTCTACTCGCCGGACAATTCCGAACCAGTCGAGTTGATCGGCCTTCCGAAGTGCGTGACGCGTCACGGTCGGGATTGA